A window of the Cicer arietinum cultivar CDC Frontier isolate Library 1 chromosome 6, Cicar.CDCFrontier_v2.0, whole genome shotgun sequence genome harbors these coding sequences:
- the LOC140920791 gene encoding ribonuclease S-4-like, which yields MSKLLEKCVKQPPTKFTIHGIWPCNKTNLQPNSCIAHEPLKWEDMKCVSMIDFDNCWWNLNSDVNNINRLQLWTHEWNKHGTCSMMYPNDYCNLAFQIYKDKDHPSKQTYSTRWPKTEEKCLDVQSYVNNINRLQLWTHEWNKHGTCSSMYTKDYYNLAFKIYKSKDIKIILQNKGIQSGGLKQKKSVSMYKGIEDHIWFKPHILCKPTQNKSYLEQIIVCLDKRSSVDLVYIDCLPTAVIPLINCPSGVYFP from the exons ATGTCAAAGCTGTTAGAAAAATGTGTCAAACAACCACCAACAAAATTTACAATCCACGGTATTTGGCCGTGCAATAAAACTAATCTTCAACCAAACTCTTGTATCGCACATGAGCCGTTAAAATGGGAAGAt ATGAAATGTGTTTCAATGAttgattttgataattgttGGTGGAATTTAAACAGTGATGTTAACAACATTAATAGACTTCAATTATGGACTCACGAGTGGAACAAGCATGGTACTTGTTCTATGATGTACCCAAATGACTACTGTAATTTGGCATTTCAAATTTACAAGGATAAAGATCATCCTTCAAAACAAACGTATTCAACTAGGTGGCCTAAAACAGAAGAAAAGTGTCTCGATGTACAAAG TTATGTTAACAACATTAATAGACTTCAATTATGGACTCACGAGTGGAACAAGCATGGTACTTGTTCTTCGATGTACACAAAGGACTACTATAATTTGGCATTCAAAATTTACAAAAGTAAAGATATAAAGATCATCCTTCAAAACAAAGGTATTCAATCAGGTGGTCTAAAACAGAAGAAAAGTGTCTCGATGTACAAAGGTATAGAGGATCATATTTGGTTTAAACCACATATTCTATGTAAACCAACTCAAAATAAGTCTTATTTAGAACAAATTATTGTTTGCTTGGATAAAAGATCATCGGTTGATTTGGTCTATATAGATTGTCTTCCCACCGCTGTTATCCCTTTGATTAATTGCCCATCAGGCGTGTACTTCCCTTGA